The following proteins come from a genomic window of Salvia hispanica cultivar TCC Black 2014 chromosome 4, UniMelb_Shisp_WGS_1.0, whole genome shotgun sequence:
- the LOC125219664 gene encoding pentatricopeptide repeat-containing protein At2g32630 produces the protein MHNSMSNQGFYRTAKQVFSSTKSNEHTANLIAESLINSTTRPLQIAESLISKVNPCITHHVLSNPRIPSSSCLRFFEFLRTNQSSTPQKPDLESHIVIILRLFGARKFAEAKNILSAAVADENLRSPFSEVASLVSESCAEPTVKIKFFDMLFRVYADNGKFDEGLEVFEYMVNNKFEIDERSCMVYLVALKKCNRFGSLCDFFLKMVECNVLITVYSMTLVMDGLCKRREVEKARKLMHDLVEKGVKPNAYTFNTLIDAYVKKPNHEGVKDILATMEKAGVNFNVATYTLRINWQAKYFGIENAVRVFKEMSEKGVEADVHVYTLMISLYCKKGDIKTAFALFDELVEKGLEPNAHTYNSLIYGMCKMGNVDAAKVLLIDMQSKGINLNRVIFNTLMDGYCKKGMIDEALKLQAVMEKKGFDPDVYVYTMIANCLCKLNRHEEAKKELFSMVEKGVAPNVYSYTTLIDIYSKEGNLVEATRTLHEMEKNGEKPSVVTYNVLIHGYCRNGRMKEANELRRKLEVKGLLPDSYTYTSLVQGECIAGDIDEALKLFREMQAKNINPDVITYTALIAGLSKEGRSEEAFELYDEMKEAGVTPDDTVYSCLVGSLHATQT, from the coding sequence ATGCATAATTCCATGTCCAACCAAGGATTCTACCGCACTGCGAAACAAGTTTTCAGCTCTACAAAATCCAATGAACACACCGCAAACTTGATCGCGGAATCCCTAATTAATTCGACCACAAGGCCTCTCCAAATTGCAGAATCTCTCATTTCCAAAGTTAATCCCTGTATCACACATCATGTTCTCTCGAACCCACGAATTCCCAGCTCTTCTTGCTTGcgtttctttgaatttttgcgGACGAATCAGTCCAGTACTCCTCAAAAACCCGATCTTGAATCGCACATTGTAATCATTCTGCGGCTTTTTGGAGCTAGAAAATTTGCGGAGGCCAAGAATATTCTGAGTGCTGCTGTTGCAGATGAAAATCTTCGATCCCCATTTTCAGAAGTAGCTTCATTAGTGAGTGAAAGCTGTGCAGAACCCACTGTAAAGATTAAATTCTTTGATATGTTATTTCGGGTTTATGCTGACAATGGAAAGTTTGATGAGGGCTTGGAGGTTTTCGAGTACATGGTTAATAATAAGTTCGAGATTGATGAGCGTTCGTGCATGGTTTATTTGGTTGCATTGAAGAAATGCAACCGTTTTGGCTCACTGTGTGATTTCTTTCTGAAAATGGTGGAATGTAATGTGTTGATTACTGTTTATTCCATGACATTGGTTATGGATGGATTGTGTAAAAGAAGGGAAGTCGAGAAGGCCAGAAAATTGATGCACGATTTGGTTGAAAAAGGGGTTAAACCAAATGCATATACTTTCAACACTTTGATAGATGCTTATGTAAAGAAACCGAATCACGAGGGAGTGAAAGATATCTTGGCTACCATGGAGAAGGCAGGGGTGAATTTCAATGTGGCGACGTATACTCTTCGAATTAATTGGCAAGCGAAATACTTTGGTATTGAAAATGCAGTGAGGGTGTTTAAGGAAATGTCTGAAAAAGGTGTAGAGGCAGATGTTCATGTGTACACATTGATGATTAGTCTGTACTGTAAAAAAGGTGATATTAAGACCGCATTTGCTTTATTTGATGAGTTGGTGGAGAAGGGGTTGGAGCCTAATGCCCATACTTATAACTCATTGATATATGGTATGTGCAAGATGGGGAACGTGGATGCAGCGAAGGTCTTGCTCATTGATATGCAAAGCAAAGGAATAAACTTGAATCGAGTTATTTTCAACACGCTGATGGATGGCTACTGCAAGAAAGGGATGATTGATGAAGCTTTGAAGTTGCAAGCTGTTATGGAGAAGAAGGGATTTGATCCTGATGTGTACGTGTACACTATGATTGCCAATTGTTTATGCAAATTAAACCGCCATGAGGAAGCGAAGAAGGAACTGTTCTCGATGGTGGAGAAGGGTGTCGCACCAAATGTGTATTCTTACACAACACTGATCGATATATACAGCAAGGAAGGTAATCTTGTTGAAGCTACTAGAACGTTACATGAGATGGAGAAGAATGGAGAGAAACCAAGCGTTGTGACATACAACGTTTTAATCCATGGATACTGCCGAAATGGGAGGATGAAGGAAGCAAATGAATTGAGGAGGAAACTGGAAGTTAAGGGGTTGCTGCCAGATAGTTACACGTACACCTCCCTCGTGCAAGGAGAATGTATAGCTGGGGATATAGATGAGGCTCTGAAGCTCTTCCGAGAGATGCAGGCGAAGAATATAAATCCGGATGTGATAACTTACACAGCATTGATAGCAGGGTTGTCCAAAGAGGGGAGATCAGAGGAGGCTTTTGAGTTGTATGACGAGATGAAAGAAGCTGGTGTCACACCAGATGATACTGTATACTCTTGTCTTGTGGGCAGCCTCCATGCTACTCAAACTTAG